The Spinacia oleracea cultivar Varoflay chromosome 2, BTI_SOV_V1, whole genome shotgun sequence DNA segment ACTTCATAATAACTGTAATGATACAGAATATGCCATTTAGTGGCTTCCTACTTCCTTGTAAGGAAGAACATTTTACAAGTTGagttgattattgtagcttgagAATACTGTTTAGTGTTTACATAACCCTTACATATACTGAATACTATCCCTTGCTTCTTTTGACCTTAAATACCCTTACATATACTGACGGCCCGTTTGGTATCCGGCCAtaaatggtgtcaatgggaatgaatttgtatgtaaatttgtacGGAAAATCAACATCCATTTCCATGGTAATGCTAATTCACTTAAAATTAtcctttttctttataaatttccattaccatccattaccaTATGGGGAGTGGTACTGGATGGGAATGCAAATCTATGAAAAAAAACACCAAGCTTgagacaaaatttcattaccatgggCTTCATGATGTTAATTTTTTGCCAAATAACACTAGGATTTATTCCCATTCCTGCCATTTATTACCGACTATCAAACGGGCcgtgaaagtaacaaaagttgCCCGGGGATTATGTCGATCCCTAGGAGTCTAGGACTGCTAGGAGTGTTTTATCGCTGTTCGTCATGGTGTGTAACTCTAAGGTATCACCCTAGAACAAAGTCACAAGAAACTAGAAAAGGAACGACGAGAAAAAAGTTGTAGCAATTTTGATGAAATTATATGAACTTGGGTTAATCAAACTCTGTTATGAACAAGTAGCGCAATAGAATTTGGATTCTTAATTATTTCAAAGTTCATTAGTTGGATACTTGGATAACTTTTCTTTATCGAAACATTCAGATTTCAGTTATTGGTATATTGTTATAATTTCTCCTCAGGAAATTGGCTAATTATTGTTTTATTGTACTCCTTAATATAGATCGAAGAAATTTTAATGTCGAAATTTTTGGTTTTGTATCTAGGTGATGCTGTTCAGATGGTGCTAATACGTTTATCAGGATGTCGTTACTTTTCTTGATGTAGCCCTAAAAGTTTCGGGGTGGATCTCAGATTTTCATCACCGTAAAGCATATTGTTACTTCTTTCCTTGAACATTGATCACAATATTGATTAATGTGTTTTTTGTTATACATTTACctgatatttttatattttctttGTACATTTAGATTTTTTTACTTCAATTGAGTCACAATAGTGGTGTAAGTTTGACATAACCTAATGTAATTAGATCTTAAAGAAATTTGTTTTTTGGCAAAATTTGTACTCCATTATTCATTCATGACTTAATCAAGAAATCAATAGAGTTTCTTGCTAGaataattattgttttgacacCAATTTGCTAGAAATTGTGTAAacaagtacttcctccgttcataaatacttgcaacgtttgtcactttcacgTATGCCAATGTACAATTTAGATCGTCAATATCTCAAATTCTCtctaagcaaaaattataaaaagttgatattttgaaaatacgttTTGagccgaatctaacaagatcccacataactatattttatttgacatataaatcaccaacaatagtcaaagtgAAATATGTAAATATTGTAAAAATGTCAAACGTTGTGAGTATTTATGACAGATGAAGTATATGATATTGTGACCTCATCGACCAGATCATGGAATCAAGTatgagattaaaaaaaaaaacaaattatctatactaatatattaaaaggcgttgagaaAAATGCCCATGTGGCACATAGTACTCTTCCCTttgcgccacatcatccactcaccaaatgatatgtcatatcatggacaaccaaaaatcaatacgtaCAATGGGGTTTGAACCCCTGACCTCAAGTGTGGAAGATAACTCTCATTATCATCTTAACCAACAACCATTTATGGTatatctcttcacattaatttataaatgaatgttaacatgaagtttacaacaactaaacttttatgtgacttcttattttctattgactattttggaaaaaaacaataattaaataattaggacaaccatgaataagcatgatgtcataagtctcataagcatcaactatagaaaTGCCTTGCATGACTGCACatgtctaatttggtgtttgttaattttgaatcacttatttccactagaaaacaaattataaattGTAAGACGATGCAATGGAAAAATTATTTCtcatgataaatgacttagtgtgtttgtgtagttgacgaacttgatgaatgctttcacttaatgctatacatatatcttatcaaatattttactcaagaaaaatctaaaattttaactattcaatgtagtaatcagggcatcgcccgagccacacactaCTTACTAGTCAAATTAAGTTGTTTAATGTATTGAACAAGGGCTTGTCACAATTAGTTAAAAACAACTGGTCTAATCCAAAAAAGCAGTCAATAACTTTTGGCATACCAAAAAATTATATCGAGAATTTTCCCAACTATTTTTATAgtaaactctttttttttttttttttaagttagtGTCCGGGAGCATAGAGAGCAAAGGTAGTCATTGAAAATTTTTGATTTACATAGTTTGAAAAAGTTTGTTCGGGTGAATAGATGATTAACGGATGGAGAGATCATCATCTATATCCGATCCGATTAGTCACCCGCTTCATCCGTCACCCGCATCTCATCCGTTTAGTTCAGGTATCTATCCATTTAATAATTGTGGGTGGATCGGATTAATAGATATACATTTAATATTGCCATCCCTAATGGAACCTCATACCATGGGGGTTCAAATTCCCATACCAGCTTGAAGTTGTTTGGTTTAATTTTGGAATTGATTCTATATCATATTTATaatgtttggcttattttttgAATTGAATATCTAGTAATAGATATCCAAACATAACATATCTTTTGTATATTGtagataaaaaaataataaaatcacaaaattaaaaatctcaaaaacaaaaaaaataaaaagggagAGTCAATCAAACCCTTAGaacagaagaaagaaagaagcgACCTTCATGTAATAGAGGAAGCAATAAGGAagaaaattcaaattcaattgtTGGAATATGCATCTAGAAGGAAGAAATGAAAAATACTTCACCAAATCACCAATAATAATAGTTCTCACAACAAGTCGATCAGCTAACCAAACCAAGCCAACAATCGATATCTGGAAAAAAATAACGAGCATCACCCACATGTTGTCGGTCAAGGTTGCCGGAGAAGGAGAGTTGCCGCTCAAATCCAAAGTAGTGAGGCGACGTCAACCTTGTTGAGTTGTCGTatatctctctcctcttcttttATTAGAGTTTGTATCTTGGGTCGAATGGATTATGAATCCTAGGGGTGAGGTGGGTATGAGATTGCATGGGGATGGGGTGGAATTAGAACCCTTAGGTATGAGGTTCCATACCAAAACTAGTTAGTGACCCGGGCGACGCCccgaattttattgtttttgttattCGGTCTTGTCCGGTTAATGATTGTTTTCCTTGCATTACattatgtattttatttaattgtcATATTACATAATGTCCTCTAAATATATGAGGGTTTCCATAATAATCCTTAAGTTCGTatactttatttttttcaagTCTTACTTGAttggtactccgtataaaaatttatttttttctaggatttatttttttgtgttttaccacctaagAAAATTCCAAATTTGTGTTTTGCCACCTAAAAATCTCAaacatttattttaccacctaaaaattaaaaaaaaaaatcgttttaCCACATTTTAATAGCAAAGTTAACTAAATCGTCATTGAACCCACTTCAACGGCTAGCATGACATCTATATCTAGCGATAACTTGGCAAGTGACATGGCGTCATCACACCATGTCATAGACACACGTTAATTTCTTATTCTCTCATCattaaaaaaatgttgttatgCATCCTCGAACTCATGATCTCTCATATGTTAATGCAAAATTTTATCCATTACTCCAACAATACAACTTATGattttaaaaccattaaaaagaGAAAATTCATTCTTATATGCGTATAACATTTAATGCCCAAATTTATGTTTATGTAtgtataaaattttattaatgCCTAAATTTATGTACTTGAGTAACAACTTatgataataatttttttttcatcattactcattataaacataaaactattaaattaatagagaaaatagtaggaaaaaaaatattgttgcgCTTCTTTTAGCTAATCAAATGCGTTTTTTCCCTTCaaaatgtattttgactcaatgtACAATTGTAACTTAAAAAGTTTCTAATTTATACATAAAATAGTACATAAACTAAAGTTTTATCCAAAAATGTAAATTACTGAAAAATTTAGTTTACCGATTGTCggttaaccaattttatttttaaactgTATATATAGTAAAATTcatatatgatttattaatttggagaTTTGAAGTGCAAAAATGGGTGGTGAGAATGGAAGAGGAGTAAAGAATAAGTTAAAGAATTGAATGAGAAGGAGGagtacgtaaagaacaaaatcgCATAAACTGGATAAAGAATTGGGGAAGCTCAATTTGTGAGATTCACTAACGGTGTCGTTAACTTTGCcgttaaaaggtggtaaaatgattattttattttatttaggtgCTAAAGTTTGAGATTTTTAGTTGGTAAAACACAAATCaggatttttttaggtggtaaaacataaagtttcctctttttttttttaataattcagtaaaatataaacataataaatttcttaaagtattaattattataaattaaataACAAAAATATATACTTTTGGAAAAACACACAATTGTAATAGCTAAAGAAGTACAAATTGGTGTGatattcaactttttttttcaaaagtatGATATGAGTAATTGAGAAAGATTAAGTAACGAATttataataagttaattattattCAAATAAATATTGGGCGTTAAAGTTTTGATATTTATTAAGAATAAATTTTGCCTTTTTTAATTACTTTAAAGTCATATGTTATGGAGAtggttaaaactttacattatgAATTAGAGGTCATGGGTTCGTACGTTGATACTAACATTTTTTGTGATCATAAATTTGAGTAATGCTTGTGTGCACATGACATGCTACATCATCATTTCACTTGTCAAATCACAATGACACATGGCAACGTGATATTACTTGCcttggagatttaataatagtataaaTGTCTTACCaaacaataaagaggattgAATGTATTCTAGCTCCATGTCTCATTGTCTCCGTCCCAACCATTCCAAATTGTTCAACCAAACACCACTTAGGGTGCGTTTGGTTCGCAAAGGGGAAAGGGAATGACATAAAGAAAGGGAAAGAAGGAGAATGGAATGACATACCCTTTCTAGTCATGAGTTGTTTGTTTtgtaaaaatcaaaagaaagtCGTACTACTCCCACACCCCTTTCCTTCTAtctaccaccaccacctcccatCTCCTGCCGCCTCCCTTCTTTGCCGTCTCCCTCCTCTTCAAGAACTCCCTCCGCGCTCCGTTGTCCTCTGTCGCCTCGATCTACCTTTTGCGCAGCGGCGTTGCCCTCCCTTAGTCCTTTTGTGCGGCGCTGCTTCCTATCCTTCGCCGCCTCTACTTCCCCAGCCATCGCTATTCGTTCCTCCTCTctcttttcctttaatttcaaTTCCGTTGGATCTATTATTTTGTGGAACTTTTTATGATTGAGGTTGTAGTTTGGGTAGTTATGCGATTTCACGAGGTTAGAATTACGTTAGAGGTGATTGAGATGGTTTCCGGCAAGTTTAGGGTTTATTTTTAGGGTGGTTGGGGTGAATTTCGGGGGTAGAATTGTTGGTTTCAGTGGTGCTAGGGTGATTTCGGTGTTGATCTGTGGTTCTGGTAGGGGTTGGGTGGTGGTCGGTGGTCTGGTGGGGTAGCGCCGGTGGTTGGAGCAGTGGGTTAGGTGGTGGTCGGTGGTCTGGTGGGGCGGCGTGGGTGGTTTGAGCAGTGAGTTAGGTGGTGGTCTGGTTGTCCGGTTGGTAGTTAAGTTGGTTGGATGAAGAAGAGTTTGGGGGTAAGGATGATTCCTTGGGGTAGGGTGGAGAATCAAAGTAGAGGGAAATGGGGGAATCAtgagggtaaagggaatgattgAATTGGTctatcaaacaacaacaaagggaatcAAGGCAGTTGATTCCCTTTCCCTTTGTTGAAAccccccaaccaaacgcccccttagttattttgaagaaatattttaattaaaataaaaaacattatCACCATAAAATAGATAATTTATACATAAAGAATAACTtgtaattactccctccgtcccggaatacttgacctgttttccttatcgggccgtcccttaatacttgacctgtttctaaaaatggaaatattctaacaatattatattatttctcactccacccctattaacccacctaccccttactccatacaaaaaataattaaaaattcaactcctactctcccccaaccccaccccaccccttaacacatttcccactaactacattaaaataataccccaatatcaactactacctattaaattaaataagtcaatttaagtcccttaaactctgtgccggtcaaaccgggtcgactattccgagacggaggaagtattttgaaTTAACTCTACTTTaatatacaatatttattgtacacatcttgtaaataagaatacGTGCGCGGAAACGAAAACTGAGTGGATATCCGTTGAACAGGGAATAAAAGTGGACGTTATAAAAGGACAAGCACACACGAACGGATGCCACGCCAGAAATTGTCTCACCTCACACACACACATTACGTTCTTCTTCAACTCTCGGCTCTCCGTTTCTCCGTCCTTCCTTTCATCAGGTTGTTCCCCCCACCACTAAAATCGTCGTTTAAACCCTAATTTCTGCATTTCTCTTCTTTCGATTAATCATACCACGATCTTCatcattcaatttcaattttgatCTCTTTTGATTCGATTGCGTCTGCAAAAATTGACACTTTTTTTTAATCTCATTTCCTGGAATTTACTCAATCTGGATATGCCATCCACTAGATTTTCCCGATTTTTTCCCTAGAAAGTtcaatctttttattttttatttgaatggCAGAAATACCAGTATTTTCATCGTTGACTACCGAGATTGTTGCATTGATGTCCTAGTATTGCTTTCAATTTACtggatttttaatttattttggtttaataCTGCAGAATCTGCAAACTTTTTTTTGCAAGTATGAGCTTCAGTGGCGCTTCTGCTGGTTCAGGTTAGTTGCTTTGCCACTTTCTCATTCCAATTCTTGTGATGATTTTagtttttagagtttaatattaataattatgtaATGCAACCTATTGCCACTTTGCCACTACAGCTGATTTTATGCTTTATTTATGGAAATGGAATTGGGGATAGTTTTATATAGTATTATTTCATCCGACTATTGGGGGAATTTTTGAACATGTGGATTTTGGGGGTTAGGAGGACTGAATATTGACATTTGGATTTTGAAGTGGAACTTTAGTGAAGCCAACCCAAGTGATAAAATCCGTAAAGTACCTCACTATTGAATATTGTCTTAAAAGTTAAAATTAGTATACTCGTGTGGGTGAATGGGTGATCTTCTCATTTTAGTAAGAATTAAAGGGTGTCTCCCAAATACATGGAAATTTTTCGAGAATGATGAATCAGAGCTGGTGTTTTTGTTGTATAAAACTATCAGTCATGTTTACCAAACGTAGAGTGAGCTTTTGAATCAGCTTTTGAATCATCCAGCTTTGAGCGGCTGAGATGAGAAGATTGAGAACTGGTGGTGGTTTAAGTTATCATATTAGACAAAGTTAGTCttgaaaatttcaattttctcCAGGATTAGCTAAGTTCTTGTAGTTATCTACTTGATTTTCTGTTAGTTCAATTTTTAGGTGGAAATGCTGCAAGAAAGGCATACGAGTTTGGACGGACTTATGTGGTTAGGCCCAAAGGCAAGCACCAGACAACTGTAGTTTGGCTGCATGGCCTTGGTGATAATGGGGGAAGGTAATTCTATTACATATGATGATATCTTGTTGCTTCTAGCTGTTatcatttgtttttcttttgtaaGTTTTCAGATTTCTCTTATTTTTATATACCCTAATTGCTCTACTGGCAGAATTTGCTTCcactcgatttttttttctttttaactaTTTGGATTAATTAGAAAAGAAATCCAAGCTATCAGCACTATATGGTGTAATTTTTCCTCTCTTGTCTTTTTGGGGGGTGGCTTAGTTGTCATACTGGTTGTTGTGATCAGTTAACTAGTTATCATGTTCTAGATGATGAAAAATTGCTtaactttgttatttatttctttttggcAGCTGGTTTCAAATTTTGGAGACAATTCCTTTGCCTAATGtgagaatttgaatttgaacatgattttatgTTACGTTCACTTTTCTAGTTATCTTCTAATTTTTTTCTGTTGTACTTTTCTGTAATGCAGATTAAATGGATATGTCCAACTGCTCCTTCACGGCCCATTAGTTTATTTGGTGGCTTTCCTTCTACTGCTTGTGAGTTGGTCACCCTGATCGTACTTAATGTTTTTCCTATGTGCAATAGCTTTTCGAGCTGTTATCAAGCTCTGAGAAATCGTTCTTTGCAGAAATCTAGATGGATTATGTAATTGCATttggaaaatcattttgaaggctTTTGGTTGGAGAAGGATATGTATTccttatttaattatctatatgtATAGACATGTAGTGTATTTGAGTTCCCCAGGGGATGAGGACTTTATATATGCGCATATGATGCTATGGTCATATGCACTTGCAGGCCTTGTTGGTGGTTTATGTAATGTGCTTTAGTGTGTGAGTGCTACTTTCTTAACATGTTGAACATAATCAATCAGGTATACTTATTTGTTAGAATAAGACATAAATAACTGATTTTCATGATGAGGAATTGCTATATACTGCTCCAGAGAATCTGAATATGTATTACTTACCTTTTTTAATTATAAGATGTTGTAATCCATCTTCAATGCATTGATGACATGCCAAAAATAAAATTGCTATATTTTTCAGTGTCCGAAGTGTGTATCTGTTTCTAGTATATCTGGGATTTTATGGTCAAATATGTTGTGAAGTGGGTTGAACAAGGTCTTTTACCTTGTCTAGTTGTGCACAATGGGGGCTTATGTGCATGCTCCCACTTTGTGTAATTCTCTCTATATTTGATATGtcaatttaatttcataataaAACTGGGAATTAGCTTTTATGTACCAGAGCTGAAACtttgcagttttgaatgctgaCATAGTCGGTTGCAATGCGAATTAAATCAGGGTTTGATGTACAAGAGCTATCTGAAGATGCTCCAGATGATCAGGAGGGACTGGATGCTACAGTAGCGCATGTGGTAAATTTACTGTCTACTGAGCCCACTGACAGTAAGTTCCTCTCTCCTTATTTGTATATTTCACTGACATGTTTTTAGCTGCTTGTCTGTATCATTTAGATGATCAAAGGATGACTATTATTATTAGGTTTCATAATCATAGGCAATTTGGGAGCCTGTACTTCTAAAAGAAGTTTAAGCATACGAATGGGATTTTTTTTCTCACTTTGCCACAGTTCTCTTGGAATCCAAGAGCTGTCTGTGTGACTGGAGATTTTATTAATCAACATGGCGAAATTGTCAAGAACATTAATGTCGCTGCTGAATTCTTGCTGAGATTAATTGACACACAGTTTAATCATCTTTTGGTGGTGTTTAGTGGTGGCAGATTAACATGCTAGCTGTTTGGACTTGTATGAACCATCCTTGCATGCAGTATTCTGGATTAGAATTTGAGAAATATGCCTCTCTAGTCTCTTAGTTTGGTTGATTGACCTGAATGGCGGTGGGTCAAATGTTGTCGGAGAAACAAATGGCATTTTGATACAACCGCCATCTCTTGATATAGATTCCTTTTATTTGCAGGATTTGAGAAGGTACATCCGTACATGTACCGAACCTCCACTCTAACAGATGGATAAAGGCCTCAAAGCGTCATTTCTTCGCATTGCCGCTAACTATGGAATTAAGTTACGCTGGTCAATCCTTTGATATTTCTGGCTTTCGGGAGTCTCTTTGTAGGATACTTAGCCAAATTGTGACCTGTGTTAGCCCACCAGATTAGCTTAAAATATTTTCTTGcaaaagcattgatttttagttttattttgatGAAATAACTAATGGAGGAAAAACACCTATTAGAGCCATGGGAGTGGATAGTTGAATCAGCTGGCTATCGGTGGGGAGAGAGTAAGGAAAGAGTGAGATGGGAAAATAATAGAATCTGGTGACAAAACCTTAGGAAGAGGATTTTTGTGTTTCATCACAAAATCACCTCATCAGATTCCATCATTCCAGTATTTGAAATTTGTTTCAAAACTATTTTCAAAGTATTGAAATTTATGTTATGACCTTTCGTTCTCAAAAACTAATAGTTAAACTCTATCCACATTTGTCGGCTTGTCGCTGTAGTCAGTTATATAACTGGTTTCCGCTAGTTTTGGTACTTGGTATTACAGCATTTCTAACTGGAGTCGTAGGCCTTCGCCAGTTTTCTGTTAATCAGAATATAATAGTGTCAGTTTTACTTTTATTCTTAGGTTGGATCCATTGTTATTCCTCGTGAAAACTGGGAAGAACCCTTAGTCATTGCCTTAATAGAGCATGATAGTGGGAACAATAGTAAACATATTGCAGTGTACTTTCCTCTGCCATTTTTTAAGATCCTTTCTGTTGTTAATTGTGATTAGTGAAGATTAGGCAATACCTTGTTCATTGGTGAATGCAATTCTTCTGTAAGAGATTCCTTCTCATTACTGTCTAAAATCTCTAAATCCCCTTTGCTGAGCTAATGTGCTCACATTTGCGTTTGTGTTTGTGTTCTTTTACAATCATTAAAACTGTTCCAACTAAGTTCAGAAACTAAACAACACTTGAGATGTAAGGCTTCCTTTAACATTTGATGGGATTTGGTATGAGTTTTCCTTTCAAGTGAAGATAGAATGAGAAAGTCAAAATCATGTGATAGATTTTCCGAGACACTCTACAACAGTATgccaaccctaaaccctaaccgTTAATTTTGGGTAGACATAGTATCTATTTTCCTTCGTTCTTTGGTTGATGTTATATACTTATATCCTCCCGCCATCCCCTAAGAAACTACTCCGTAAAAAAAAGGCATGTGAACTGACAATGTGAATATGTGATACAGCTGGCTTTTGCAAATAAGTAGCATGACTGCACAAGTTTTTGAACTGTAgtttaatgtgcatgatgtttgATAATGCAGTTAAACTTGCTGTTGGTGGCTTCAGTATGGGTGCAGCAGCCGCCCTCCATACTGCTATGTGTCACGTGTCTGGAAAATATTCTAATGGAAACGAGTTTCCAGTCAATCTAAGTGCAGTTGTTGGGCTAAGTGGCTGGCTTCCTTGTGCTAAGTTTGGCTTCTTCTACATACACCTTTTCCCCCGTTCCTCtcgtttttgatgatttttctcACTTCCTACAGTTCTAATCCTCATTTGGACATTTTCTCAGGAGCTTGAGCAACAAGCTATCTGCTAACGAGGCTCCAAATCGTGCTGCATCTTTACCTATATTGCTTTGTCACGGCAAAGGTATGATTTAGATTTGAAAGTTTGGGTTAAGAAAAAAGATTATGCTAACAAAAGTTTGGAGTATCAAGAATTCTAAATGATCTTGTGAATAGAACAATCCCATTGTGGAAAACCCAATTCAGACATCATCAATTCAAGGAAGTTGACTCGCTAAAGAGAAGCTTTTGTTTACACGCTAAAGCTATGCTTAAGGGATGTAATAGCTAAAGCTAGGAGCCTTAGGGCGAAGAGACTAGAAACCGTTACAAGACAGCTCTACCAATGCATCTATTGATCGTACCTATGAATACTTTATTTGCTTGCTTTATTCCTTCCTTCATGGATTACACCAACACTTTTAGAAACTATAAACGCAAAGCATTTTGTAATTGCAGCTGACGATGTTGTTCAATACAAGTTCGGAGAGAAGTCTTCGAAAGCGTTGGCTTCTAGTGGCTTTGGTGACGTCACATTCAAGTCATATGCTGGGTATAGATACATTTTTCGTGCAACCCTTTTGTCGTCTTTAGGTggctatattttgccttttaaAACTCCACATTTTGTTGGCTTTGACTTGCAGGCTTGGCCATTACACACACCCTGAAGAGATGCAAGATATTTGTAGTTGGctcaaaacaaaattgaatCTTGATGGTTAATGAGCACTTAGCATGCCCAACGCAGCGGGCATGGGAAACTGATAAAAGATCGGGGGATTTCATTTTACTCTTTTACAGTGAGAGATCATAGGTGTTAGCTTCAGAGTTTTACCCATGTTTTCTCTGTTTTGATTGTTTTACATGTTAGTTTGTATCTGGACCGACGGTGTTGGTGAACTAACCAAATTTGCACTTTGATTTGTTAGCTTATATGATAATTTAGTGATGCATTTTTTTGTGGGTGGAGAAAAAGATGTGAAATTGCTCAATAATTTATGTATAAATTGCTCAATCATCACCTTTTTTTCAATCTTACTAAcaatctttaattctttaaagaGAGATCTTTAGGGATGAGATTCTGAACAAGAAAAGAAGCTTATCCACCTTGTATATGagattgaaaaacaaacaaacaatcaATTAAGAATTGCAACTTGCCTCATTTTTCTTTGGtgcacattcaactttccttcaAACTCAACATAAATTGACTAAATAAAAATGGAGGTTGTAGAAGGTGGAATAACAGATTACCAAAGTAATCACAACTAAAAAGTTTCAGAACTTGAACATATACTTGGTATTTCAATCAAAACTAAAAAGTTTCGGAACTTGAACAtgaaattcgtaatttaatcaATAATATTACTTGACTAACAAATCATAAAATCTCTATGCCCtgaaatacaattttttttttgggttataaaaacaataaagtTTGATTTTATCAGTAGGATGCAGCTCAATATCATCAGAATAACATGCGAGTCCCTGAATCAATTTCTTACTAGTAGTAGTTGTTACTTCCCCTACCATCACAACAACCTGCCCGATCTTCGGTGGTCTCTTGGCCTTCCCCACTTCTCCTTTGGTCCCTCCTCCTCTAGTCTTCCTTTGGTCTACAGAAACAACATTCTTTGGTTATTTATAATACTCTGTCTTTTGAAGTACTTGGCTTGAAACCAAATTCTGTACTGAGGTACTTGgactttgacactattcatataacAAGATTAAAGCTGAAAAAGAGGCGAAGTTAGACTATAAATCAGTCTACGAATGTCGTCATGTTAACAAGAAAGTACTTGCCGAATATGTATTTCATAAGGCTTACACAACTAAGAAGTTTACGCGGGTGAAGGAAGAGGGTAATGACATGATACACACTAATGTCCACAGGAACGACAACCTAGGAACAGTTAATAATTACTCAGCTGAAGAAAAGTTGGTATCCCCCATATGGAGGAAAAGGTGGAAGAAGTATGTGGTGATGGTAGacaaaaccaaaggagaacTAAGCTGCGAGGGCAAACTTTTTGACTTTGTTGGGATTTTGTGCTGGCACATAATGTGC contains these protein-coding regions:
- the LOC110800704 gene encoding uncharacterized protein isoform X2, whose protein sequence is MPRQKLSHLTHTHYVLLQLSALRFSVLPFIRICKLFFASMSFSGASAGSGGNAARKAYEFGRTYVVRPKGKHQTTVVWLHGLGDNGGSWFQILETIPLPNIKWICPTAPSRPISLFGGFPSTAWFDVQELSEDAPDDQEGLDATVAHVVNLLSTEPTDIKLAVGGFSMGAAAALHTAMCHVSGKYSNGNEFPVNLSAVVGLSGWLPCAKSLSNKLSANEAPNRAASLPILLCHGKADDVVQYKFGEKSSKALASSGFGDVTFKSYAGLGHYTHPEEMQDICSWLKTKLNLDG
- the LOC110800704 gene encoding uncharacterized protein isoform X1, which codes for MPRQKLSHLTHTHYVLLQLSALRFSVLPFIRICKLFFASMSFSGASAGSVQFLGGNAARKAYEFGRTYVVRPKGKHQTTVVWLHGLGDNGGSWFQILETIPLPNIKWICPTAPSRPISLFGGFPSTAWFDVQELSEDAPDDQEGLDATVAHVVNLLSTEPTDIKLAVGGFSMGAAAALHTAMCHVSGKYSNGNEFPVNLSAVVGLSGWLPCAKSLSNKLSANEAPNRAASLPILLCHGKADDVVQYKFGEKSSKALASSGFGDVTFKSYAGLGHYTHPEEMQDICSWLKTKLNLDG